The nucleotide sequence CACGCGCTCGCCGAGTCCTCAGGCTCAGGAGTTCCCACAGTCCGGAGTGGACGACATCAGGCGGCGTGAAGCGTATAAACCCGATCTGTGCTGCAGCGACACGGCGCTGTACTGCCCCAGAGAGCCGGAGAGCTTCTCTCAGCACAGAGACCTTTTTCTGTTCGGATCTCTCCCGAACTCCAGCCGTCTCTCCAGCTTCGGTGCGACGCCGGATGAGAAGGCCCACGTGTCCAAGCTCCCGTTCCCATATCGTCCGGGTTTTTCCAAATCGAGCAGCTTCCATCACGTCTCTCAGAATGGCGGCGCTCCGAGCATCCCGCTGAAAACTGAGGACATCGGCAGCTTCTTCTCCAGCTCTGAACACACGTCTCCCTTCAGCTCCTCACAGAGACCCGCCGGGATCAAACCGGCTCCGCTCTACAGCAGCTTCCCGGAGGGAGACCACATCTTCCACACCTATACTCCTGATCCGCGGCCGGGAGGATCCCTCCCGATGATTGGCCTGAAGAGGGGCCTAATGTTCCGCTCCGGGCCGGACTCCAGCCGCTGGGTCTGCAGACAGACGGACGCGGGGGGAAGTTCTGCGGAGTCACTGAGCCGGAGTCCGGAAGTCCAGCACTATAGGAAGGGTCTGCAGGGAAAGACGGCACCGCAGGAGTCTGGCAGCTCGGGACTCAGTCGGAAAGACAGTCTGACCAGAGCTCAGCTCTACGGAACGCTGCTCAACTGAccatcagtcacacacacatcatacacatacacacacaacgaCATGCGTGCACGATATTTTTGCATGGTTAGTTTTATTGGatggcgaaacacacacactcacacacacacacacacacacacacaaacaaactcacacacacactcacgcacacatacactcacgcacacacactcactctctcacacacacacacacacacacacacacacacactcatgtacactcacacacacacactcactctctctcacacacacaaactcacgcacacactcatgcacacacacacttactcacacacacacacacacacactctctctctctctctctctctctctctctctcacacacacacacacacacacacactcatgcacacatacactcactcactcacacacacacacacacacactcatgcacaca is from Pseudorasbora parva isolate DD20220531a chromosome 10, ASM2467924v1, whole genome shotgun sequence and encodes:
- the LOC137090859 gene encoding brain-enriched guanylate kinase-associated protein isoform X1, producing MNKIYIGKTAVKAGKHQKRSSVQEQKEDLRRRLSSTTHTLQQLESEFKSTRQFLEAELRRAQEEMDKLTDKLRRIQSSYAALQRINQDMQENIHRTTQRYEDEKRSLSREIVTLKKHLMEAEITIQKLRADNDLYRKDCNLAAQLLQCGKSPHRAHRLSELPADLQERVSSHMQKQSRGECAAPHYSCSDAVPTAIIGRILEKPEPGRIRPDTRSPSPQAQEFPQSGVDDIRRREAYKPDLCCSDTALYCPREPESFSQHRDLFLFGSLPNSSRLSSFGATPDEKAHVSKLPFPYRPGFSKSSSFHHVSQNGGAPSIPLKTEDIGSFFSSSEHTSPFSSSQRPAGIKPAPLYSSFPEGDHIFHTYTPDPRPGGSLPMIGLKRGLMFRSGPDSSRWVCRQTDAGGSSAESLSRSPEVQHYRKGLQGKTAPQESGSSGLSRKDSLTRAQLYGTLLN
- the LOC137090859 gene encoding brain-enriched guanylate kinase-associated protein isoform X2 gives rise to the protein MDKLTDKLRRIQSSYAALQRINQDMQENIHRTTQRYEDEKRSLSREIVTLKKHLMEAEITIQKLRADNDLYRKDCNLAAQLLQCGKSPHRAHRLSELPADLQERVSSHMQKQSRGECAAPHYSCSDAVPTAIIGRILEKPEPGRIRPDTRSPSPQAQEFPQSGVDDIRRREAYKPDLCCSDTALYCPREPESFSQHRDLFLFGSLPNSSRLSSFGATPDEKAHVSKLPFPYRPGFSKSSSFHHVSQNGGAPSIPLKTEDIGSFFSSSEHTSPFSSSQRPAGIKPAPLYSSFPEGDHIFHTYTPDPRPGGSLPMIGLKRGLMFRSGPDSSRWVCRQTDAGGSSAESLSRSPEVQHYRKGLQGKTAPQESGSSGLSRKDSLTRAQLYGTLLN